TTATGCGAATCCGGATCAGGACCTGAACAAACTCTGGTGGGACCTGGTCGAGAAATATCAGATGGTCAAACGGCCCGAAGGCCGCAACGCGCCGGATTACGCCAGCAAGGTTCATATCGTCGTGGCCCCGGCCTATTACCACAACTACATGATGGGCCAGCTCTTCGCTTCGCAGGTGCATCACGCCATCGCGCGTGAGGTGCTCAAGACCGATCCCGCTCACGCCATTTACGTCGGCCACAAGAGCGTGGGCCGCTACATGAAAAAACGCGTGTTCGCTCCCGGCAAGACGCTTCCCTGGAACGAGCTGACCCGGTTCGCGACCGGCGAGGAGTTGAATCCGAAGGCGTTCGCCGAGGATTTTCGCGGTCAATGAAATCGCCGGCCACGCGATTCAACGCCAATGCCCCGCCGGGCACCCGATTGATTTGCTGGTTCTACCTTGCCCGAAGAACGTGACGACGATACGATTCGTCTCGTCGTTCAAGGTCATTCTGCGTCAGTCAAACCGCAACAAACGAAAGGCTCCTCAATGAAGAAGATCTCACTCATCAACGCTACGGTGTTGCTCGCCGGATCGCTCCTCGCGGCGGACTCAAGCCCCAAGGATGATGTTCTTGCCGCCACGAAGAAACTCGGCGACCAGGCGAATTACAGTTGGAAAACCACCGTCGCGGTTCCCGAGAGCGCCCAGTTCAAACCCGGCCCGTCCGAAGGCCAGACCGAGAAGGACGGTGTCACACATCTCACCCTGAACTTTGGCGATAACAGCACACAGGTTTTTATGAAAGGCGACAAGGCGGCCGTCAGCGATCCCGATGGCGGCTGGCAGGCGCTCGCCGATCTGGACAGCGCCGAGGGTCCCCGCCGGTTTCTCGGACGGATCATCAAGAACTTCAAGGTTCCCGCCGCGCAGGCTGCCGAGCTGGCCGCCGCCACGAAGGAACTCAAGAAGGACAGCGACGTGTATTCTGGCGACATGACCGAAGACGGCGCGAAGGCCCAATTCCGGTTCGGGACCGTCAGCAATCCAAAAGGTTCGGTGAAATTCTGGGTGAAGGACGGCGCGCTCACCAGGTTTGAATTCAAAGTGACCGGCAAGGTGGACTTCAACGGCAATGAATTCGATGTGGACCGCCTCTGGACGACTGAAATCAAGGATGCCGGCTCGACCAAATTGATCGTGCCGGAAGAAGCGAAGAAGAAGCTCTGACTTTCAACGCGGAAACGCAGAGTCGCGCCATTGAGCCGCGAATTGACGCGAATGCGTTGGTTGTTGCGGCCAACGGGCCTTGCTCAACGCTTGAAACCAAAATCGCTGAAGAGTTCGGGAAACTTCCGGGCAGCGTCGTTCGGCCGCGCTGCAATGGCCTTTGTCACCGCGTCCTGAAACGCTTGGGGAATCTTGTCACGGGGCGCCTTCCCCGGCGTGAATCCGACCGGCCGGGCCGCGCCCGGCCGTGATCGCCGCAGTGGCGACGGCGCCAGCTTCCTTCGCGGACTCGTGAGGGTCAGTGCTTCGGTCAAATCGCCAACCTGCCGCGCGTCCACCGCCGTCGAGTAGCTGCCGCCGTTGAATTTCTTCCCCAACAATTTCAGAAACGAAGTATGGTCCAGCGTACCGCGAAACACACTACCCGGCTCGACGAACGGTGAGACCAAAAACGCCGGCACGCGCGGACCCGTGGATTCGAACGCGGGATAAGCATTCCCGTCCGGGGCCTCGGTGCGAACGGCGACGGGCGAGACGTGATCGAAAAAACCACCGTGCTCGTCGTAGGTGACGACCAGCAGCGTTTTCGCCCACCGGTCGGGATTGGTTTGAATATCACCGAAGACCCGCGACAGAAAACGCTGGCCGTTGGCGATTGGCGAAGGCGCATGGTCATCGCTCGGAGGTTCGACGTGTGGCGCGTCCGTATAACGCGGTTCGATGAAGATGACCTGGGGCGACGTCGCGTCGCCTTCGCCCATCCAATCTTTGAGAAAATCATCGTAATCCCGGAAGTGATCGTCCACGAGCACCCGCAGATGCCAGTCGTCCATCAAAATAAAGAACGGGATACCTTCGTGGTACACCCGCCAGCGGACCTTTTTGGCGTCGAGCCAGTCGTACACGAGTTCCTGCTTCGGCAACGCGATGGGCTGGTTGACCTCGATGCGGCTGTAACCGCTGTGAGCCATGAGGCGGTTGGGTTGCGTCCCGGCTGGCAATGAGCAAAACCAATGGTCGCAGATGCAGAATTGCCGCGCCAAATAGTTTGCGGCGGGCAGGTCATTCCCGTCGAAATAACCCATCACGCACGGCTGATCACCCGGGTTGACGTGATTCACGGCGGCGTAGCTGACAATGAAGCCGTTCATCGGATACGGCGGCAGACCGATCGGCCCCGGCAAAGGACCGTTCAACTGGATGCCGATATCGCGCCGCTCGTGGGGCGGGTCGCCCGGTAAATCCGCCTCGGGATTCGCGAGATGAAAAACGGGAAACGTCGCCCCGCCGTAGTCGTTGGACAGACCGGCCCGTAATCCCTCGACGTTGCCGCGGTTGAACGGCGGCAGGCTGAGATAACCGAGCACGTGATCGAACGACCGGTTCTCCAGCATCACGAAAATGATTGTGTCAATTTGATCGAGTGACATGACGTCGCCTCATTGATAATTGGCCGTTGAAGAGATAGCCCTGAATGGCGACCGTGAAAAGCGATTTCGTTTGGTTGACAAGGACCAAGTGGACAACGTCTTCGGCGACCGCAACCCGGTCAGCTCATGCGTGGGGACGGAGAGTTACCAGAGTTGAACCGCACGGACGCAGAGGCGCAGAGTCAAAGGTCGTTCACTAAGCCCATAAACAAAATCATCCCGCTGCGCGCGTCCACAATGGCGAACAAAAAGGGCCGGTCCACGATCATCTGAAACGGCTTCGGCGGGTTTTCCTCAAAGGAGACGGATGCTGGAATAGCTATCGCCGTCACCGCCGCGGCTTCAGTTCCTTCTTCACTCACCTCCACGAAGGCTTTTTGCCGGACTTCGGAAATGTAATGCCGCTCGCTGAACATTCCTGAAAAATCCGCCTTCCTGTCATTGAATGCTGTTTTCATTCCCAGCGCTTTGAGTGGCGTATTCAGTTCCAGCGTATTTTCGAGTTTGAATTTGGGCAGCACCACCAGGCCATCGCGGTCTTTGAATCCCGGAATCGTCACGCGACGCCAATTGTCGCCGTTCATAACTTGCAGCAACTTCGGCGCACTCGAGCCGGGATCAGGTAGAAAGACATACATCGCCAGATCGTCGCCCACGTAGGGCAACCGCACCGCTTGATAGCCAGAACCTTTGCGGTAGGTGAACTTTTTCGACATCTCCATCATCGGCAGATTTTTGGCTGCGCCAGCGGCGGGATGAAACGGGCGCTCTTGTGTCAGGTTTGCGTCAAACGGGTCGAGCCACTTGCCCCTGAAATAAACCGCGTTCGCCAGCACCAAATCCGTGTAGATCGGATCAATCATGCCGTTGGCGATTCCGGTGATGCGGCCGTGCGTCTGGTCGCTCGCCCACCGGTTGATTTCCGCCTCCGCCAAGGGAACGTTGCGAAAGTCCAGCGCCTTGACCGTTGACAAGAAAAACTTCTGGTTCGCTTCAAGGAAGCCGGGGTTAAACGCCGCCCCCTGTCGATACCAAAGCGCATTGGCCGTGGTAAGGATGACGTTGGTGTCTTTGAGATTGAGTAAATCAGTTGCGGCCTTGCTGGCCGCGTTCAACGACGCTGCGGAAAGGCCGGTCGTTCCCAAGATCTGTTGAATTTCCACTTTTGTCATGCCTGACGCGCCGTTTGCGACCATCTGCAACGCTGTCGCCGCGCTGTATGGCGAAACAAAAACGCTCGAAGCGGGTTGCTGCGTGGACAATTGCTTCAGCAATTTGAAGGTGAAGGTGTTGTTCGCAACCGCAAGTTTGGACAAGTCAGACTCTGCAGCAGCAGCGAAATTGAAACCTGCCGCCGACCCGGCAATCAGCAGCAAGCCAATCTTTATTTTCATGCAACGATTTTACTCCAACGGAACGCCACCTGACCACACACAGTTGAGATCTATCTGACTTCTTGAATTCTGGGACTGAGCTCCGCGTCTCCGCGTCTCCGCGGTTAGGAATTCTTGGTCAGTCCCTCAGAATTCCACCAATCTTGACTCTTGAATTTCTTCCTTATCAAATGGCGGCGCTCGAACACCAATCCATTTATGAACATGTTTCGCTACGCGCTTCTGGGAATCCTTTTCGCCGTCACTCTGGCTGCAAACCCACAGGACAACAAGCCGCCCGTGCGGATCGCCATTGTCGGACTCAGTCACGATCACGCTCAGGGTTTCCTTCCCCGGTTGCGCAATCGACGCGAGGTGGAGCTGGTCGCCATTGTCGAAACCAACCGCGCTTTGATTGAGAGCTATTCGCGCCGCTTCAATCTGAGTTCTAATCTTTTTTTCGCCAGTCTGGACGATCTGTTTTCGCGCACGAAGGTGCAAGCGGTGGCCACGTTCACCAGCACGTTCGGGCATCGCGCAGTGGTCGAGCGCTGTGCCGCGCA
The window above is part of the Candidatus Angelobacter sp. genome. Proteins encoded here:
- a CDS encoding M2 family metallopeptidase yields the protein YANPDQDLNKLWWDLVEKYQMVKRPEGRNAPDYASKVHIVVAPAYYHNYMMGQLFASQVHHAIAREVLKTDPAHAIYVGHKSVGRYMKKRVFAPGKTLPWNELTRFATGEELNPKAFAEDFRGQ
- a CDS encoding alkaline phosphatase family protein — protein: MSLDQIDTIIFVMLENRSFDHVLGYLSLPPFNRGNVEGLRAGLSNDYGGATFPVFHLANPEADLPGDPPHERRDIGIQLNGPLPGPIGLPPYPMNGFIVSYAAVNHVNPGDQPCVMGYFDGNDLPAANYLARQFCICDHWFCSLPAGTQPNRLMAHSGYSRIEVNQPIALPKQELVYDWLDAKKVRWRVYHEGIPFFILMDDWHLRVLVDDHFRDYDDFLKDWMGEGDATSPQVIFIEPRYTDAPHVEPPSDDHAPSPIANGQRFLSRVFGDIQTNPDRWAKTLLVVTYDEHGGFFDHVSPVAVRTEAPDGNAYPAFESTGPRVPAFLVSPFVEPGSVFRGTLDHTSFLKLLGKKFNGGSYSTAVDARQVGDLTEALTLTSPRRKLAPSPLRRSRPGAARPVGFTPGKAPRDKIPQAFQDAVTKAIAARPNDAARKFPELFSDFGFKR
- a CDS encoding serpin family protein, whose amino-acid sequence is MKIKIGLLLIAGSAAGFNFAAAAESDLSKLAVANNTFTFKLLKQLSTQQPASSVFVSPYSAATALQMVANGASGMTKVEIQQILGTTGLSAASLNAASKAATDLLNLKDTNVILTTANALWYRQGAAFNPGFLEANQKFFLSTVKALDFRNVPLAEAEINRWASDQTHGRITGIANGMIDPIYTDLVLANAVYFRGKWLDPFDANLTQERPFHPAAGAAKNLPMMEMSKKFTYRKGSGYQAVRLPYVGDDLAMYVFLPDPGSSAPKLLQVMNGDNWRRVTIPGFKDRDGLVVLPKFKLENTLELNTPLKALGMKTAFNDRKADFSGMFSERHYISEVRQKAFVEVSEEGTEAAAVTAIAIPASVSFEENPPKPFQMIVDRPFLFAIVDARSGMILFMGLVNDL
- a CDS encoding Gfo/Idh/MocA family oxidoreductase, which gives rise to MNMFRYALLGILFAVTLAANPQDNKPPVRIAIVGLSHDHAQGFLPRLRNRREVELVAIVETNRALIESYSRRFNLSSNLFFASLDDLFSRTKVQAVATFTSTFGHRAVVERCAAQHVDVMMEKPLAVNIKHARAIEAAAKRGNIRVFVNYETTWYPGNRAAYEMVHDRNEIGELRRIVVHDGHRGPKEIGCS